The genomic window TCTGACTTTACTAGCTACtcgttcaatatttaaattgtataaaccaAAAACATGTTCTGCTTtaggatattaaattaaaaataaatattgttactcaaaaaaattataaaaaataaaaaaataacgattataaattaaaaaaaaatttatataatttcttttaaaaaaaaattgtgttgtaatgacttcaaatttaaataaaaacatattttcaaaaaccttaatatacttttcgagataattattatattgaaaaccaATAGAATCATCcagaataatatgatagagATTATTATccaacatcataatatagtattatttaatacagtttttttgactgaataattttataaatatataattaatgattgcTGCGATCATGTTCACAGTATAAGGCAATCAGGTCACTGGACAACGCGCCAAATATGAAATAGTGGTTtttctgtatatataatttacctactTAAGCATGATaagtgtttaattataattataaaattatgattgcaTTCACATCTAGATGATTTATATCATGATGctgtcaaataatataactgtctAAAATTCATCCCTGGGCCCTTCGTATTGTGAagaaaatgttgaatatttcctattttaaaaataagtgaatTAAAACAttcgaaattataatttataaacataataattatttataacaaaatgtttaatttgtttaatgcttacattacaatttaatatttataattcaaaattgtttttaaatttcaatattaaactcgaatacacaaaataaaacttaactataacttaatctataaaaaaaaagaccaCGGAAAGGGGATAAATGACATTTTCTCATGCAGAGACATCTCTGGCTAGctcatacctatacctacttataaattacaacgCTATTTTCGTATGTTAACTTAGTAGTTAGTGATTAGATATTCCTCATATAATTAGTTACAATTCTACGTTCAAGATATCATggattttagatattatttcttaaaaccaAGGCATGCTATTAAACACATTAGATAgtcatattaaattgttataatattattaaaataaagtagaaaaaacaattaaaaggtTTTCTAATGTTCATTGTTTGTGTACAACATGGTTCATAAAACTATGATGCATACCTTCctctattgtatattaaaaatgtattttaccttTTCTATTAACTCTTGGTTAGCGAATCGTGTAACCATCTTCATTATCATTTGCGTAGCTGATCCAGCATTCAAAACATGTACAGCTTTTAAACGAATTGGTAGACcaacctaaaaatattacaagtgTATTTATTTGCATACATCTTTCTTTTATAGTAACTTATACTAAATACTGTAGTATTTTTAAGTCCaatcagttattttattgtatattttacaatgcaAACGGTgcctaatttataattctatgtattgatataatattatgatcttaTTAAAATAGGAATCATGCAcgatatagttttattattaatccgagtacattttttaatgattaattaatattatttttcaatgtcaACAAGTAacgttattatacattatttatttagaaacaaGTTAGATTACATTGCACGTGTGGTCatcgctataatattatacctaaacatTTAAGGGCGTTGTGGGCCAAATAAATGCATGTATGCATGTAACAAATACAcgatatagtatttaaataaatacataattcagAGTCCTACTTTAAAGGTTGATAGGGGGAAGAGGCACGTGTCATTGGAGACTTGTACTTTTGTATACTTTaagataaactataaaaaaaattatgatagttatttaattctgATCAATTTAAGTTCATGATAAAAACATAAGCAACaacttaaaattgatttatatattttaaaaatgtcattgtgtaatgcgtatattaaaatatacctacaagttCAAgtccaaataaataatatttttaaataaaaacatcaacaaaaaaactaaaatcgttTATTGAGAAATTGCTGCctattttacctataattcGTGAATATTcatttgtcaaaatttaaactttagaaGCTCATAATAATGCAAAatagacaaaatatttgaaaattatttcataaaaaatttctagagttattcatttttgagtatgtttttttgttttttatttgtacatatttaatataaaattcaattagtGTATTCGTTATTCCtagcaattttaaattttaaaattttttattaattcagtattatttaaattgagttaattataaattataataattataaaaatacaatttacttatttaatgtttttattaataattaaataaaattgtatattagtggcgttttaataaaataattttaaatttagtaattttccTGTCTTTGTCATTAGAACACGTTATTTTTACGCATGAAAGCTATAATAACGAAGTAATTTACATAGtatgtgtaatttattaatcaatagtaatgtatagtatgtattaccattaatactgaaattatttcttaacaataaaattatatgcacCTATATCAATATTGACAGTATTaccaattttataacaaaatataagacggactgtatatttatttctattgatGTGGTTCCACATCCGAGCCCATATAGATCTTAATTCAAGCTATAGATAATAAGGGTTTTAAGgtacgttttaatataatattgaatattatattaagtatatattattgccattattattatagaaactaTAATTCAAACATCAACTTACTTCCaagaattttaacattttactagCAACTCCAATGGGTATTTTTACGATGTGCCGCCAATTTAACCCCTTGGAATCTATTACGATAACCATTCCGTCGCACGTACCGTACTTCAATAGCGTGTAGTTCATCCACATAGTGAGGTATTTGAAAAGTGGCAAATATTCGAACATTTCGTGATTAGTATCTTGAAACATCATAAATAGAACTCGATCATTTTTGTTAGTGTTGGCAGTCGGCATTTGACAAATGCTCCTATACAAATCAAAAAGATAGGTACaacaaaattatcttaaatttgtataatatctcAGAATAAACAAGAACTGTTGTCTCCTCCACAAGAATAGCCTTTCGAAaacaatcatttatattatagtttattcaaaattatttgtacatttctttcaattcaataaatattttattattattattaaatgtgtataaatcgAATCtcgtcaaataaaaaatgtttggcaTGAAAACACTAGATATTTCTTATCGAGACATCTACAACGTAATATTATGGTcctaaataaattctataaaccTTTGGGGTACCTGAAAATTCTCAAACCTTAGAATAGTGCAAGccttttaagtaatatataactacataagACGTTTATATCAACTCGTTACCACTGCACTTAACTGTACTGGAGCTGTACTGTATTATGTACTGTGTATAGATGTTAAGTAAACCTGGTCATTAGAGACTAAGTCACTGTTACGTACGTGTAgcatttgaattcaatgataaatcactATGTACGAAAAACGATCCTGATCAAAGGCGGTCTGTCtgcttaagtatattttatgatatatttatattgccatcaaagtaatttattaagataGGTACATCGTACATGAAGTTAGATTAATTTAtgccaaaaatattgtattataaaatatatcattatgtatataaaacataataatacataattatacattaaatttctcAAGTATATACAcgactaacatttttaaattgcgaccaaaaaaactaaaatcgttattctttgttcgaaatatttatatttataatttcaatctataataattattattctattatagcgaaatttatttgattcattttttcaaaacaaaattatgcattataataatatacaaggtaattttatttacataaacattACTTTGACAAATttgtaatacttaaaaattaacattttatttttttactaaatattatcatattatcaccaacgtaatttaaattttttgtatttgcataattattgtttatatggatgaaattcaataatatgtgtgtttgatctaaatatttaaaattaaataaatacaattttcgttAAATACGCAAaacttaaatagaaaaaatgagCATCTATCTAACATAAGAAATAACTCTGTTAGAGCatttatttatcgttattataagaatttaataataacattatggtattttttttttttaataatttacctattctCTTCTGTGATTAATAATTAGCATCGAGGTTTTCaacttaatacaatatgtagtaATAGTACTTATGCATTATTCTGAAACGCAAAAAGACGTTAAATGAAcaaacaaacacacacacatagttaagttattttataaaaaaaactatattactaaaaaaatgttcaaaactaaatacaactttttaaatttaatacctactacgctgcattatacacattaacataattttcgGTATCGACTAAACACAAATCTTTTCAAATaaacgttattaaaaataaataagtgtacTTATTTAAGATACACaaaaatgatttgttaaaaacttatcaccaggtacatttttatttttatcgatgatttctttttttaaagtatctgGCATTAAGCTGACAGTACTAAACacttaattatactaaatacttatacacaGTACCATTGCTGTATACTTCTtgatttgaactttaaattttacactCATGACTCTCCAGTATATAGCAAGTAAGTAATCTTTTCGAGGCTCAAGGCCAATATGTACAGGTAAtctattataagaaaattatctaTTGTGAAATTTACTGTAGCAGCACTTTTTGTGTCAATTTAaggatgtaaaaaaatattagtaactttatataaaaaaaaaatatattctttatcttacttaataataatgaagatatttataattaaaattctagcgtataatcaaaattaaaaattaggttaaaataaattttaaaattttaaaaatatatacattgtatagtgTGTACTATCGAAAttctaaatcataaaaattcatttttttcctatgtaataaaaatattattgactattgactttatattaaataatgtatttgaaatctcaaaaataaaaataaaaactttttaaatatctatgtaaataatattaataacatattgtataaaacactttgttgtttttaatttttacgatttgttgattaattattaccaaaaactacatttttacaccattataaataatatgtcgaACTTACAATTTAAAGATGAATCAAACATAACTATAAAGTAATTTCCTTATAATGTagctaaatattttaggaACAAGACATTTTAGTACCGGATCATTTGTCGCCGAGTATAATTTACCGGGCCAAATGACGTGAAACCATGAATTTTTAGTTGTTTCCTATAAATATGACCTTGAGTTGACCAATATTCTTTACTCTACTatggttaatttaaaataataataatatgtttgtcatTTGAATGTTCGATTctgaacaatattaaaatattaacacaaaaaacaaaaaaaaattaaaataatcgtagTTGAATTACTTACaagcaattataatttaattccatATCATCGTCTAAAGGATCCAATTCACAAAACACTTGTGGAATTCTAAAATGAAACTGGTAACATTTCTTAATAGTCTTTTTGGCTAATTCTATATCGAAATTACAGCTATGTAGGaatgctaaatattttttgtctgaaaaaaaaacatctgttattaataaatatactaaatctaaatacaaaattttaacatgtattatgataaactgtaatattatgtaatttttataataactcaatTATCCCACCACAAACATTTGCTTGAAgggataatttaattttgatatgttactattattaatttttgtgaattgtttaattgaatgtattgattttatttaaataaaaaaaaaaaaaaaaaaatttaatcacaaTCCTATTTAAcagctataaatattaaatgaatatattgattaaactgtaatatatagtataaattatcatgATTGTTAATTtggaagttataataaaatacatttaaataaattttccaaaatttaaataccattaattttaattcattatccGATTTAAGTATCttcgaaatatttatttacctactttaaataatattgatataatatttaataatattcccattcgatgattataaatacataaaaatccgaaaatataatttaaaatatgtttcagtatataatttaaaaacataaaacaaaataaaaatatttacaataaaactaattttaaaaaacctaattattcaaaattttgaaattaagtaaaaacaaaaaagtgaaTGTATTCTTTATAGCTACATGTTAAATAGATCGTCATTAATTTAGGTGGATAACCGTTACaggtgaaataaaattaataaaattaaaatatctctgAAAAGATGACATTAATTGAACTTAAtgtataaaagattttttatcgCTGTATTTACTcttatactgttattatatgtaaatatatgtaaaaatgatatttatacaaaaaatgagaacaaaaaatagatttacatttacttaattacgtatatttataagacaAACTGTGCTAGGTGTAATGAACAACCTTGTATAACTGTCGATCTCTATTAAACATACTTAAATCTAgagtaaaaaattcaataaaaaaggctgtaaataaaaactaaattgaatacattcaaaattatttatacgtataggtaggtttataaaaaaattatagtggaATTTTGATTAATCGCCAGGCACcggactataataatatataatctgaCTAAATAATCAAGTAGACAGTTAATGGGATGTgtggaaaaaattttattttaaaatctttatatacctatgaaaaaaaaacccaaaaaaaattatttttaattttcgtacATTGTATACACACATGACGTGTATGTatcttattaatacaaaataaagtaaattaaggTACTGTAATAAATTCTCGTTTTTGTATACCAGATGTAGATGATTCAATTGTGCATACAATTTTTCCAAGTATGAAACATGAACCACTTCACTCGGTGGTCAAAATCAAACTGATACGCGAGCTAATGAATTTCCCATACGTTATCGAATGAGTGCGccgatttataaaattctatttttagcATCACGGAAATTttcaataacgataaaaaattttcatttatttaataatttatttttttttgagtataatGATTGAACAAAGTTCcactataatattgaagtgGTAAACaacgttattaaaatgtttattaaatagttattattataagatttatgtgattacttaattaatagatactactaaaatatatgcatgCAGTTATATACGCTAAAAGTTGCCCGtgtattttgttcaaaaatactaagatatacaaaattattatttttaaacaaaataacaaataataataaatacaatttgttaaaataacagatttactttttatgttattcttattaggtagttattatttatagccgATTTTcccataatatttactatttagtctaaaaaaataactgcaaTACAAATTAGTTATACCTAACTAGATATGAGTATGtactaggtattatttatCGGCGTTGTTATTCATCAACCGCAAACACTATCAGtaataacgatttaaaaataatattttttttcggaaataaaactacaaaaattaaattactataaaaaaaaaaaaaaaaaaataggttattctgaaatacaatataaaaggcataactacataaatatacataaataagaatatattagaACAAATGAGCACTCAGTGATATGTTTAAAAcctcaaatatttaaagaaactgaactataaaatagttttgtccaaatttattatctcatacgaagtaataaaatacatatacatacattaaattCATAGCCATGATAGTACTTAGTAACGGCTATCATTTGACTAGTGATAGTTATAAATAGAATTTCTATGTAcggttttgtaatatatttattagcttggtttaactgatattttattcgatttattATGCAGGACGGGATTATGAGATGTTGTttgttaaaagtaatttatcatattatgcataataattatagatcgTGATTCGCAAACAAGAGAacggtattaataattttttgtatcgCTTTTTTTACACTTTTCAAAATGTACGTTATCTCTGGCTTCTTGctcaaaagtcaaaataaaagTGTAAGAAAACcccaaaaaaatcatttttacccTAGAATCTCCATTAAAAGCCCAATCAGCtaaagtaaagaaaaaaattaactcaatTGTATAAACTGAGTATATCTATAATACGACTATATACGGACTATACACTATGCGATGATTCAACAAGCGGCTCTCACCCACccccatattataaaaaaatttgaaaatttacagtaaaagtAGATGGTCAACATTTGGCAAAAAAAGCTTACATAGACCACACCGCACTTCTTAAATTGCGTTaagatttaagtatttaaaaatttagctcctgtatatgtataagtataacctATTAGTACCTAGTCTTAACCAGAAGAgattacagttttaaaatcatcCCCCCCAGAAATATTAGACGAACATTTGACCAAAGAAATTATGATTCCTTGTGAAATCTACCCtcttttattaatgaattttatagcTCTCCCCTACTTCCCAATAACCTGGCAGTAGCACTGCCCACAagtatgtatacttaaatttcCGAAATTCAACATTTGAGtagattttttactaaataaaaaatatgagggAGGTGAACTCCCTGATGCTGGTAAATCACTctgtttattagatatataagtAGTAGGTACTAACCCGATATAGGTGGCAAAGTCTGATCGTCCTCTAAGCTCTCCTTTAACTTCTGGATTTCGTCTAACGTGAGCTCCGGATATTTGCTCTGCTCTACTTGCAGGTATTCACTGAACGGCGTCAACGGGGAATACGCCATGTCGATGAGTTAACAATACGTATTATAGACTAAAGTcacactatataaaatatagaaggTAGCTATTTTAACCGATAGTcacgaaataaaatacaacaaatttttagttatttgcaGTTGTACGCATAAAATTGGCATGTGTCAAACGCTAAATTTTCTGATTGTATATGAACCGCATTCAAAACCGTCCGCGatgttattgaaaatcgtgtccggtataataaaatataaattattatcgttttgtGAATCGCATCCTAGTCTGACGAACGACCAAGTCAGTCTGCGAGTCAATCTTTAACCAGTTTATCGGCagatatacgtattattgtaatataataatatattgtatatatatactatataccaaCTTGGAGAAGGGCAAGGTCAACATGGACGCCGCCGTGATAATATGAGCAAGAGACAATGGATCTCATTCAATACGTATAACGTACTtgcgtacataaaaatatcgaaaagtACTTACCTCTTTTATCGaatgagtatattttttattaatagtgtcgcgttgatttttttaatatattttttaagattctgAACACATCGTTAAACaatgttgtttatattattttttttatatatatatatattatatatagtatgtatttgaaactctatataattaaaaaaattctacctTTAATTTCCAGGTGGTATCCGTAAATAAATTGTGTCTATATTTGATACTTTGGGGtataaaatgaacaatttagCGTACTTTCTTTAtaggtattcaaaaaaaaactaaaaaaaaaaaacattatcacgaatatttcaaattttcaaattttcatcgagtataatacttttttagacatactacctataattattaaaatattttggctctttttgacctatttattattaacatttataattttataatatacacgtatattattttattttcacatataaaatataaatattatcctcTACCAAAAACCTCGAAAATGCAGTACAAAGTTAATCACGAGTtgcatttatgataatttaagttacaaatgctcaatttttttttataaccatttacaattattaaaatgttgacaaaaCTGGataattaaacgaaaaaattgtgattgttttagttattttattgtacctaattcaaaattacctattatagtagGAACTCGacacttatatgtatatttttatttattatacctaatacatttttcaagattaactttaatatatgaatactATATAAACCTACTCACCGCACagtatgtatttttcaatactaaaatacttaagtattGAGTCCTTATCTACTTTTTCAATATCACGCACCACGCGCGTAGTTATTATGCAATTTGTTGTAGTCATATAGAACACTGACAGGGACTTTAATgacttattttaagaatttttttgttaaatatgaaCTTACAATGACTCATGTTATACACGTTCAGACCGcaaagtataatactatatagatataaatatttcaaattttagataatacaagaatgtaacaaacaaaaagtaggtaataccaatgaaaaaatagttagcagttataacaaaataattaatgtaagtgatttaaaatcaatttagttAATCTACATGAATTCGATGCacgtattttagaatttatttcacataatataatgtattttatacattttattaatattgttaaggcACTAAATATATGGGTATGCTAAACCGCCATTTTGTGACTCGTTTATCAATGATAGAATGAACGCGGCAATTTCGTAgttctataaaattttatgtgaTAAATGAGTCGCAAAATGGTGGCTTAGCATACCTATTGTTTCTAGTGTCCTAATATTGTTCGTTTGTTAACCATACGTTTTACTTCCAaacttttggaatttttatccCAATTTACACATCCTTCTGTTTATCTTAAATAGTAGATTATCACATCTAGTTTGAAAATCGTTCAACTAtgactcctataatatataaaactagtaAATAATCGAGCTATAGTCTATAGATATCTAATTATGGACCAATCTCAATACcaccaaaattgttttaaaaactaataagatGCAAACtttcaagttttattaaaaatatctttattaataacttatatgatTTTTGGAAAACAGAAATCAATTGATACAAAtatgattttagtattttacactaatctatattctatattgtcTCAAATCGTGACCAAGTCGATACCATCTACACAGACTTAAAAAGAAGTCATTTAACTCCGTTGaccatataattgtaattaaaaattaaaaacctattgagtacataaaaatacatttaacaatggcTGTAGTTATACTTCTCTAAAAgaacgtaaataataaaaatgtattattccaCATCCATAGTTCAATAGTTGTTGTATCTTTTGGTGTGCCCCGAGATGAACATTTGTCaccactttatttttaatatttataaataggtaggtacttaaatatataatctttcaacattgtaaatatttactatattatgcagatgatctaaaaatatatttttgcgttaataattaaataagtgatttttctaaaataaaaaatgacaaattacgtataataaatgGTTAGCAAGAGATTGCATGACAGTAGgtaaatactgaaaaatacttgcaaaattaatttttccataaccaaaattttattatatttctttaaacatTACTAAACGGTAAAGATGGGCG from Aphis gossypii isolate Hap1 chromosome 1, ASM2018417v2, whole genome shotgun sequence includes these protein-coding regions:
- the LOC114120626 gene encoding alpha-tocopherol transfer protein-like, coding for MAYSPLTPFSEYLQVEQSKYPELTLDEIQKLKESLEDDQTLPPISDKKYLAFLHSCNFDIELAKKTIKKCYQFHFRIPQVFCELDPLDDDMELNYNCLSICQMPTANTNKNDRVLFMMFQDTNHEMFEYLPLFKYLTMWMNYTLLKYGTCDGMVIVIDSKGLNWRHIVKIPIGVASKMLKFLEVGLPIRLKAVHVLNAGSATQMIMKMVTRFANQELIEKIKLHPSGSNDIFNYISRNELPEEVGGYGKSHTFFNDELYNDLIDMRDVFLEQNEVLGNQMKYVNQQLDQNDD